The genomic window TCACCGGCAACTTCCCCGGCTGTCCGGTGGAATCGGCCTTGAGTTTTCTCGATGGCAAATGGAAGGGCGTGATCCTTTATCACCTCATCAATGAGGGCACGCTGCGCTTCAACGAATTGCGCCGCCACATCCCAAGCGTCACCCAGCGCATGCTGACCAAGCAGCTGCGCGAGCTGGAAGAGGCCGGCCTTATTTCGCGCACCGTCTTCCCGGTGGTGCCGCCGCGGGTGGATTACGCGCTGACGCCGCTTGGCGAGACGATGCGGCCGGTGATTTCGGCGCTGAAAAGCTGGGGCGACGCCCATGTCGTGTGCAAAAACGGCGCGAAATATACCCAGCTTCCGGCAGCCCCGGAAAAGGCGGCCTGAGAGAAATCACGGGTAAAAGCAAGGTGCGGTGCGGGCCATTTTCATGGTGCGATGCAACACGGATTTGCCCCGATTGATGCATAATGCTGCAAACTCGATTCGCAGCAGGGACATCAAAGCACATGAGCATGGGTTGGATGGAGGCCGGATTTCTTGGCCTTTTGCAGGGACTTACGGAATTTCTTCCGGTTTCTTCAAGCGCGCATCTGAGGATCGCCGGGGAGTTCCTGCCGTCAGGCACTGATCCTGGGGCAGCCTTCACGGCAATTACCCAGATCGGCACGGAAATGGCGGTGCTGGTCTATTTCTGGTCCGACATCATGCGGATTGCGGCCGCCTGGCTCAGGCAGAACCTGCGGCTTGGCGAGTATAACAAGGCCGATGCGCGGCTCGGCTGGCTGATTATCGTCGGTTCGGTGCCGATCGTGTTTCTGGGGCTGTTCTTCAAGGATGCGATCGAACATTCGCTGCGCAACCTCTATATCACCGCCGTGATGCTGATCGTCTTCGGCATCGTTCTTGGCCTTGCCGACAGGATCGGGGAAAAGCGCTACAAGCTGAACCAGTTGATCTGGCGCGATGGCATCCTTTTCGGTTTCGCGCAGGCCATGGCGCTCATTCCCGGCGTTTCGCGTTCGGGCGGCACCATCAGCGCTGGCCTGCTTCTGGGTTATACCCGCGAGGCGGCGGCCCGTTATTCCTTCCTGCTCGCCGTTCCCGCCGTCTTCGGCTCCGGCTTTTACCAGCTGTTCAAAAGTATCGGCGAGGACAATCCGGTCGGTTGGGGCCAGACCGGGCTTGCGACCCTCATCGCCTTCGTGGTCGGTTACGCCGTGATCGTCGTTTTCCTGAAGCTGGTCTCGACCAAGAGCTACATGCCCTTCGTCTGGTACCGCGTGGTCATCGGCTTCATCCTGCTCGCCCTGTTGGGGACGGGCGTCATCAGCGCCGGCGGCTGAGGGGCGTTTTCCCAGAAACCATGCTTTTGGGAGAGTTGCATCATCCACACAAGTCCGGCATGACGGATGAGAGGTTGTTACGCGCCGTAAAAAAACTGAAGGCCCGCTCTTTCGAGCGGGCCTTTTGTCTTTAGAGCAATGTGCCGCTGAGGATAACCAGCGCCACCGAGAAGTAGATGACGAGGCCGCTGACATCCACCAGCGTCGCGACGAAGGGGGCAGAGGCGCTGGCGGGGTCGAGCCGCAGGCGCTGCAGGATGAACGGCAGCATGGAACCGGCGAGCGAACCGAAGGTGACGATGCCGACAAGTGCCGCAAAGACGGTGATGCCGACCAGCAGCCAGTGCTCGCCGTAATCGTAGAAACCTGCCTGCTGCCAGACGGTCAGGCGCAGGAAGCCGATGGCACCGAGAATGCAGCCGAGCGTCAGGCCCGTCGGGATTTCCCGCAGCAGCACCCGCCACCAGTCGGAAAGTTTCAATTCGCCGAGCGCCAGCGCCCGGATGATGAGCGAGGTGGCCTGCGAACCGGAGTTACCACCCGACGACATGATGAGCGGAATGAACAGCGTCAGCACAACGGCCTTTTCCAGCTCGCCCTCGAAATGCTGCATGGCGCTGGCCGTCAGCATTTCACCGAGGAACAGGGCTGAGAGCCAGCCGGCGCGCTTGCGGATCATGTCCGGAAAGCCGATCGTCATATAGGGCTTGCCGAGTGCTTCCATACCACCGAACTTGTGGGCATCTTCCGTGGTATCGGCGATCATGGTGTCGATTACGTCGTCAACGGTGACGATGCCGAGAATATGCGAGTGGTCATCAACCACGGGAAGCGCCAGAAGGTCGTGCTTGCGGATCAGCCGGGCCACATCCTCCTGCAACATCAGCGGGCTTGCATAGGCAATGCCTTCCTTCGACGCGACGGAAAGGATGGAAGCACCGGGCTCCCCGGTCAGCAGGCGACGCAGCGTCACGACCGTGGTGAGTGTCCCGTCCTCAGCCAGCACATAGATGGCATAGACCGTTTCACGCGACCGCTCGACAACGCGGATGTGCGAAAGGGTCTGTTCCACCGTCCAGCTGTCAGGGACGCTGACGAATTCCGTGGTCATGATGGAACCGGCGGTGCGCGGCGGATAGCCCATCAGATGTTTGATGGAGAGCGCGGTGGTGCGGTCCAGCCGGGAAAACAGCTTTGCGCGCGGCTCTTCTTCCATTTCCGCCATGACGTCGGCGACGCGGTCGTCAGACATCAGGTTGACGAAACGGGCGGCCTGTTCCAGCGGAATGCCGGCAATGATGGCGGCTGCGTCATGCAGCTCCGGCCGGTCGAGAATGGCAACGGCCTTTGCCTGCGGCATGGCAAGCAGGGCTGCTACGGCTGCGTCGGTATCAAGCGTGTTGAGGTGCTCGACACGTTCTGCAATGGTGGTGGAACCGGCATTTCCGCTGCGGAGAAGACGTGCGGCCTTGCTGGCTCTCTGGGAGAGAGTGTGGAAGTTCATGATTGCTCACCTTTCCGTCGATTCGCCGATTACGGCGAACGCGGTGGTGAGCCGACAGGTGTCGGATCAGTTCCCGTTCGCCGCTTTCGGCAAAGGCAATCGACTACTACTGTCGCTAGACATCTAATGATGCTCCGTTGAAATCCGCACAGTTCCGGGTCACGGCCGGTGCGTATCGCCGTGTTGCGCCTGAAACGAAAAAGAGTCAAGCGAGCCGATTGTGAAATTTCCGTAAGGTTCCCGGCGGGTGCTGGAAAAGGCGTTTGGACCGCTGAAAAGCCGGCTTTCAGCCGGCTTTTGCGCGCCGTTCGACGGTGACGGAAACAAGGAAAACGCCAAGTCCGAGAAGGGAGAGAACGGCACCGATATAGCCCGTCGAGGCGTAACCGAAACCCATGGCAATGACGAGGCCGCCAAGCCAGGCGCCGAGCGCATTGGCAATGTTGAAAGCGGAATGGTTGGAAGCGGCGGCAAGCGTCTGCGCATCCTGCGCCACATCCATCAGCCGGGTCTGCACGGCCGGGCAGGCTGCAAAACCGCAGCCGATCAGGAACACGCAGAGGCACAACATGAACGGATCGTGCGCCGTCATGCCGAACACCGTCATGACCAGCACGTTGAAGGCCAGCATGCCGCCAATCGTACCATTGAGCGAGATATCGGCGAGCCGCGAGCCGACCACATTGCCGACATTCATGCCGATGCCGAACAGCGCCAGCACCATGGAAACGGTGGAAACCGGCATCATCGCCACGTCGGTGGTGGTCTTGGCGATATAGCTGAACACCGAGAACATGCCGCCGAAACCGACGGCGGCGATGGCGAGCGTCAGCCACACTTGCACGCGCCTGAATGCGCCGAGTTCACGCCACACGCTTGCGCCTTCCTCCACCTTGTCACGCGGCTGAAACAGCCAGAGAAGGGCGACGGTCAAGAGCCCGATGCCGCCGACCAGCATGAAGGCCGCTCGCCAGGACAGGAGCTGGCCGAAGAAGGTGGCGAGCGGTGTGCCGAGCAGGGTGGCTATGGTGAGACCGAGCATGACGCGGCCAACGGCGCGGGCACGCTTGTGGATGGGCGCCATGGAGGCTGCCACCAATGCGGCCACGCCGAAATAGGCGCCATGTGGCAGGCCGGTAACGAAACGCAGGAGGGTGAAGCTCAGGAAGTCAGGCGCAAGGGCGCTCAGAATATTGCCTGCTGCAAAAAGTCCCATCAGGCCAAGAAGCAGTGTACGCCGTGTCAGGCGAGCGGCAAGGACCGCAATGATCGGCGCGCCGATAACGACGCCCAGCGCATAGGCCGTGATGACGTAACCCGCCTGCGGAACAGTGACGCCATATGTGTTGGCGACGTCGGGCAGCAGACCCATGATGGCGAATTCACCAGTGCCGATGCCGAAACCGCCGGCGGCCAGCGCCAGCTCGATCAGTGCGATGGCAAGCGGTGAAAGGGCGGCGGCCGGTGCTGCCGTGTAAACGGTTTCATTCTCCGCGCGAGGGAGGGCTTCGGACATATTCGACTGGCTCATCGTGACCTGAAAAACGGGGAGGGCCCACAGAAAAAAGGGCAAGACCGTATGGGAGCGGTCTGCCCTGACTGGAGATGCGCGGTCATGAAAATGACCTTAAATGGTCCCTAACATGAAATGACGCGTTGCGGTAGAGCGATTCGCGGTAAAAGAACATCTTCACGCGATGGTGTTCGGAACTCTATCGGAAGCCAGGCATTTACGCGCGGCTGCGTTGCGGAATCAGGTTGGAAACATGAAGCTCATTGCAATTTTCAATCGCGACGGCGGCACATTTCGCACCACGGATATGGACGCCTATTGCGAGCATGCCCGCGCGGTCTTCTCCCGCGCCGGCCACGAGATCGATTGCCGTCTGGTTTCCGGCAAGGATATCGTCGAGGAGATGGAACGCGCCGCCGATGAGCCTGATATCGAGGGCATCATTGCCGGCGGCGGTGACGGCACGATTTCGGCCGCTGCGGCCATCGCCTGGAAACACGGCATTGCGCTTGGCATCGTTCCGGCCGGCACCATGAACCTCTTTGCCCGCTCGCTGAAGCTGCCGCTCGACATTCGCCAGGCACTGGAAACGCTGGCGAATGGCAAGATTGCCAACGTCGATATCGCCAGCGTCAATGGCCGTCTCTTCGTGCACCAGTTTTCCGCCGGCCTGCATTCGCGCATGGTGCGCTACCGCAACAATCTCGCCTTCGCTTCCCGTCTCGGCAAGATCAAGGCGAGCATCCGCGCTGCCATCAGCGTCATCCTCAATCCGCCGGTCTTCGAGGTGCAATATACCGTCAATGGCACGACGCAGCACCGCAAGGTCTCGGCCATCTCCGTCTCCAACAACGAGTTTGGCCAGAATTCATTGCTGGTGGCGGACAATGTCTCGGGCGGCCATCTCGGCTTTTACCTCACCGATCCGCTGCGCCCCTCAGGCGTTGCAAAACTCGCCTTCGACATTCTGCGCGGCAAGCTGAAGGAAAATGCCGCCGTGACAGCAACGACCGTGACGGATGTGGAACTGCATTTCCCGAAGAAACGCCATGATCTGCGCTGCGTCATCGATGGTGAACTGTTACCGATGGAACGGGATGTGGCACTGAAGGTTCACGCCGGCGAATTGAAGGTGCTGGTGGGGCCAGCATTTTTCACGTAGCGCAACCGCCTTTGAATTAAGCGGACCACGCCGAGCCAATCAATATCCCCCTAAAAACCACCAGCCTTGCCAAATCGAGGCTGCCCGGCCATGTTCGGCGGGCGCGGTGGCGTGAGCGCCGTTGCCTTTGTGGGAGTGCGATCTGTCATGAATGAAATCTCCAAGCCGATCTCCAATCTCGCCGCCATCGATGCCGCTCATCACCTTCATCCCTTTTCCGACATGGGCAAGCTGAACGCCGCCGGCACCCGCATCATCGAGCGAGCCGAAGGGGTGTTCATCTATGACAGCACCGGCAAGAAATATCTCGATGCCTTTGCCGGCCTCTGGTGCGTGAATATCGGTTATGGACGCCGCGAGATCGCCGATGTCGTGCAGCGCCAGATGAATGAATTGCCGTATTACAACGCGTTCTTCGGCACCACCACGCCGCCCGCGACACTTCTGGCGCAGAAGATCGCCTCTCGCGCCGGGCCAAAGATGAACCATGTGTTCTTCACCAATTCCGGTTCGGAAGCCACCGACACCTGGTTCCGAATGGCGCGAGTCTACTGGAAGGCGCTCGGCCACCCGACGAAGACGAAGGTCATTGCCCGCCGCAACGGCTATCATGGCTCGACGGTGGCCGGTGCTTCGCTCGGCGGCATGAAGTGGATGCACGAGCAGGGCAGCCTGCCGATCGAGGGTGTGGCCCATATCGGCCAGCCCTATTGGTATGCCGAGGGTGGCGATCTCTCACCGACCGAATTCGGCCTGAAGGTGGCCCGTGAACTGGACGCGAAGATCGATGAACTCGGCGAGGAGAATGTCGCCGCTTTCGTGGCCGAACCCATTCAGGGCGCTGGCGGCGTCATCGTGCCGCCGGAGACCTACTGGCCGGAAATCGCCCGCATCTGCAAGGCGCGCAACATCCTTCTCGTCTCCGATGAAGTTATCTGCGGTTTCGGCCGTCTCGGCTCGTGGTTCGGTTACCAGCATTTTGGCGTGGAACCGGATTTCGCCCCCGTGGCCAAGGGACTGTCATCAGGTTATCTGCCGATTGGCGGTGTCATCGTCTCCGACCGGGTGGCGGAGGTGATGTTGTCTGAGGTCGGTGATTTCAACCACGGCTTCACCTATTCCGGCCATCCCGTCTGCGCTGCCGCGGCACTGGAAAATCTCCGCATCATCGAGGATGAGGGGCTGGTGGAGCGGGTGCGCGACGATATCGGCCCCTATTTCTCCGAGGGCTGGAAATGCCTCACCGATCACGAACTGGTGGGCGAGGCAGTGAATGTTGGCCTGATGGGCGGCCTGCAGATAACGGCCGACAAGGCCACCCGCAGGCGTTTCGCCAAACCTGACGATATCGGCACAGCAGTGCGCAACCATTGTCTGGCAAACGGCCTCGTGATGCGAGCCACGGGCGATCGCATGCTGGCCTCGCCAGCGTTGACCATCAGCCGTTCCGAAGTCGATCAAATCATGGAGACACTGCGCAAGGGGCTCGACCACCTGCGCGATACGCGAGAGCATTTCTAGGAAAAGTGGATACCGGTTTTCCGTTAGAAAATGCAAAAAAAGATTCCAAGGGAGGAATAACCACATGGCAGGACAGGAACATCATTACGCCGTCGAGGTGAAATGGACTGGTAATCGCGGCAAGGGCACGTCTGGTTATCGCGACTATGAGCGCGACTACACGATTTCCACGGCGGGCAAGGCGGATATTGCCGGCTCTTCCGACCCGGCCTTCCGCGGCGATCCCTCCCGCTGGAACCCGGAAGACCTGCTCGTCGCCTCGCTCTCCGCCTGCCACAAACTCTGGTACCTGCATTTCTGCTCCGTCAACGGCATCATCGTCGAAGACTATGTCGACAATGCCGAAGGCACGCTTGTCATGGAAAAGGACGGTGCGGGGCAGTTCAGCGAAGTGGTGCTGAAACCGGTCATCACCATTTCGAAGGGCGATCCCGCCCGGGCGGATGAGTTGCACCATGATGCGCATGACAAATGCTTCATTGCGCGGTCGGTGAATTTTCCCATCCGCGTGGAGGGGACGGTGAAGGTGGTTTGAGGTTCAGGCGAATTGCAGACCGAGATGATCGGCCATCGGCTGAAAGTCTCGGTCGTTGTGCAGCAATTTATGTCCGTGCTCGATGCAGTAAGTGCCGATGATGAGGTCAGCCGTTTTACGCACGGTTTTCCCTACGCCGCGAAGTTTTCGGTAATTGGTAGCAGCTTTAACGGCAAGTTCGGGTGTCAGCATCGGCACGAATCCGAAGCGCTTCAGCCGACTATGTATAGCCGCCGCCAGCTTGTCATTCCGCTCTCCCTGCAGGATTTCGAGAAGAATAATGTCGCCGATAATCACGTCGGTAAGATCGCTTATATCGTCGAGCGTTGTGACTTGAGGCGTGGATTTATTCTGAAACCAGTCGATCCAGACAGATGTATCGACAACGATCATTCTGCGGCATCTTGCGATTTGATATCTTCTGCGCTCCAGCTATTGCGCACATTTTCCAGATCGCCACTCCAGCCGATGCCTCTCAGTTCCTGCAACGCTTTACGCCGCCCGAGATTCTCCACGAGATCGCGCAACGCCTTCTCAACGGTTGCCTTTTTCGTCGAGAGGCCTGTGATTTCCATCGCCTCGGCGATCAAGGCGTCATCAAGTTCGATGTTGGTACGCATGTAGAAACCCTTGGTGTATCGATTTACGAAACAATACACCAAAGGCGCTTCGTTCGATACAGATTTTACTGGAACGCCGTCTCGTAAAAGCTTCTGAGCTTGCGCGAATGCAGCGTTTCCGTCGGCATGGCGGCAAGCTTCTGCACGGCGCGGATGCCGATTTGCAGATGCTGGGCGACCTGGGTGCGGTAGAACTCCGTTGCCATGCCCGGCAGCTTCAATTCGCCATGCAGCGGCTTGTCGGAGACGCAGAGCAGGGTGCCGTAGGGCACGCGGAAGCGGAAACCGTTGGCGGCGATGGTGGCCGATTCCATGTCGAGTGCTATGGCGCGTGACTGCGACAGGCGCTTGACAGGGCCGGCCTGATCGCGAAGTTCCCAGTTGCGGTTGTCGATGGTGGCGACGGTGCCGGTGCGCATGATGCGCTTCAGCTCGAAACCCTCATAACCCGTGACTTCGGCAACAGCACCTTCCAGCGCCAGCTGCACTTCGGCAAGCGCCGGGATCGGCACCCAGACCGGCAGGTCGTCATCGAGAACGTGATCCTCACGCACATAGGCGTGGGCCAGAACATAGTCACCCAGCCGCTGGCTGTTGCGAAGGCCGGCGCAATGGCCAACCATCAGCCAGGCATGCGGGCGCAGCACGGCGATGTGGTCGGTGATCGTCTTGGCGTTGGAGGGGCCGACGCCGATATTGACGAGCGTAATACCGGCATGGCCCTTCTTTTTGAGGTGATAGGCAGGCATTTGTGGCAGGCGCGCGAGCACTGCATCCGTCTGCGGCCGGTCGGAACCGGCCTGCGTAACGATGTTGCCGGGCTCCACGAAGGCTGTGTAGCCCTCGCCACCATTCTTCATCAACTGCCGTGCCCATGCGGCGAATTCGTCGATGTAGAACTGGTAGTTGGTGAACAGCACGAAATTCTGGAAATGGCTGGCGCTGGTCGCCGTGTAGTGGCTGAGGCGGGCAAGCGAATAATCGATGCGCTGTGCGGTAAAAGGCGCGAGCGGTGCGGGTTCGCCCGGCACCTGATCATATTCGCCATTAGCGATGAGGTCGTCGGTATTGTTGAGATCGGGCGTATCGAACAGATCGCGCAGCGGCACGTCGGAGAGCGATGAAGCCGCCGCGGCCTCGACATAGGCGCCTTCGCCGAAGGCGAAATGCAGCGGAATGGGCGTGGCCGATTCGGCAACCGTGACGGGAACGCCGTGGTTCTTCATCAGAAGCCCCAGCTGCTCCTTGAGATAATGGCGGAAAAGCTCCGGCCGGGTGATTGTCGTCGTGTAAACGCCGGGGGCGGAGACATGACCGTAGGAGAGACGCGAATCGACATGGCCGAAGGTGGCCGTCTCGAGGCTGACCTGCGGGTAGCAGGCGCGGTAGCGGCCGGTAATCGGCGCACCCTTGGCAAGGTCGGTGAAAGAGTTGATGAGGAACGCCGTATTGCGTTCGTAAAGCGCGGTCAAAGCCGCCACAGCTTCTTTCGGGTCCGTGAATGTCTGCGGCGCGAAAGGCTCGGGGCTGATGAAGGTGAAGGGCGGAATCGTTGGTTTTGCTATTGTCATGGCCCATTATAAGAGGCCAATTTCGACAGGCAAGCGACAGAAATACGAAGAAACTGAAAAGAAACGGAAAAAGCAGCTGCAACAATAAGCGGGACGGGAAACCTCAGCCGAGCGCGCCGCGCTGCAGGCTCATCAGAAGCACGAAACCGGCGCCCTTGGATGCTGGGCGGGGATCGGCCTTGTAAACCGCAAGTCCCGCCACCGGGCCGAGAA from Agrobacterium tumefaciens includes these protein-coding regions:
- a CDS encoding undecaprenyl-diphosphate phosphatase codes for the protein MSMGWMEAGFLGLLQGLTEFLPVSSSAHLRIAGEFLPSGTDPGAAFTAITQIGTEMAVLVYFWSDIMRIAAAWLRQNLRLGEYNKADARLGWLIIVGSVPIVFLGLFFKDAIEHSLRNLYITAVMLIVFGIVLGLADRIGEKRYKLNQLIWRDGILFGFAQAMALIPGVSRSGGTISAGLLLGYTREAAARYSFLLAVPAVFGSGFYQLFKSIGEDNPVGWGQTGLATLIAFVVGYAVIVVFLKLVSTKSYMPFVWYRVVIGFILLALLGTGVISAGG
- a CDS encoding type II toxin-antitoxin system VapB family antitoxin, with the protein product MRTNIELDDALIAEAMEITGLSTKKATVEKALRDLVENLGRRKALQELRGIGWSGDLENVRNSWSAEDIKSQDAAE
- the mgtE gene encoding magnesium transporter; amino-acid sequence: MNFHTLSQRASKAARLLRSGNAGSTTIAERVEHLNTLDTDAAVAALLAMPQAKAVAILDRPELHDAAAIIAGIPLEQAARFVNLMSDDRVADVMAEMEEEPRAKLFSRLDRTTALSIKHLMGYPPRTAGSIMTTEFVSVPDSWTVEQTLSHIRVVERSRETVYAIYVLAEDGTLTTVVTLRRLLTGEPGASILSVASKEGIAYASPLMLQEDVARLIRKHDLLALPVVDDHSHILGIVTVDDVIDTMIADTTEDAHKFGGMEALGKPYMTIGFPDMIRKRAGWLSALFLGEMLTASAMQHFEGELEKAVVLTLFIPLIMSSGGNSGSQATSLIIRALALGELKLSDWWRVLLREIPTGLTLGCILGAIGFLRLTVWQQAGFYDYGEHWLLVGITVFAALVGIVTFGSLAGSMLPFILQRLRLDPASASAPFVATLVDVSGLVIYFSVALVILSGTLL
- the vapC gene encoding type II toxin-antitoxin system VapC family toxin — protein: MIVVDTSVWIDWFQNKSTPQVTTLDDISDLTDVIIGDIILLEILQGERNDKLAAAIHSRLKRFGFVPMLTPELAVKAATNYRKLRGVGKTVRKTADLIIGTYCIEHGHKLLHNDRDFQPMADHLGLQFA
- a CDS encoding winged helix-turn-helix transcriptional regulator, with product MSRPRAKLTGNFPGCPVESALSFLDGKWKGVILYHLINEGTLRFNELRRHIPSVTQRMLTKQLRELEEAGLISRTVFPVVPPRVDYALTPLGETMRPVISALKSWGDAHVVCKNGAKYTQLPAAPEKAA
- a CDS encoding OsmC family protein, with translation MAGQEHHYAVEVKWTGNRGKGTSGYRDYERDYTISTAGKADIAGSSDPAFRGDPSRWNPEDLLVASLSACHKLWYLHFCSVNGIIVEDYVDNAEGTLVMEKDGAGQFSEVVLKPVITISKGDPARADELHHDAHDKCFIARSVNFPIRVEGTVKVV
- the amn gene encoding AMP nucleosidase; its protein translation is MTIAKPTIPPFTFISPEPFAPQTFTDPKEAVAALTALYERNTAFLINSFTDLAKGAPITGRYRACYPQVSLETATFGHVDSRLSYGHVSAPGVYTTTITRPELFRHYLKEQLGLLMKNHGVPVTVAESATPIPLHFAFGEGAYVEAAAASSLSDVPLRDLFDTPDLNNTDDLIANGEYDQVPGEPAPLAPFTAQRIDYSLARLSHYTATSASHFQNFVLFTNYQFYIDEFAAWARQLMKNGGEGYTAFVEPGNIVTQAGSDRPQTDAVLARLPQMPAYHLKKKGHAGITLVNIGVGPSNAKTITDHIAVLRPHAWLMVGHCAGLRNSQRLGDYVLAHAYVREDHVLDDDLPVWVPIPALAEVQLALEGAVAEVTGYEGFELKRIMRTGTVATIDNRNWELRDQAGPVKRLSQSRAIALDMESATIAANGFRFRVPYGTLLCVSDKPLHGELKLPGMATEFYRTQVAQHLQIGIRAVQKLAAMPTETLHSRKLRSFYETAFQ
- a CDS encoding aspartate aminotransferase family protein, producing MNEISKPISNLAAIDAAHHLHPFSDMGKLNAAGTRIIERAEGVFIYDSTGKKYLDAFAGLWCVNIGYGRREIADVVQRQMNELPYYNAFFGTTTPPATLLAQKIASRAGPKMNHVFFTNSGSEATDTWFRMARVYWKALGHPTKTKVIARRNGYHGSTVAGASLGGMKWMHEQGSLPIEGVAHIGQPYWYAEGGDLSPTEFGLKVARELDAKIDELGEENVAAFVAEPIQGAGGVIVPPETYWPEIARICKARNILLVSDEVICGFGRLGSWFGYQHFGVEPDFAPVAKGLSSGYLPIGGVIVSDRVAEVMLSEVGDFNHGFTYSGHPVCAAAALENLRIIEDEGLVERVRDDIGPYFSEGWKCLTDHELVGEAVNVGLMGGLQITADKATRRRFAKPDDIGTAVRNHCLANGLVMRATGDRMLASPALTISRSEVDQIMETLRKGLDHLRDTREHF
- a CDS encoding MFS transporter, whose translation is MSQSNMSEALPRAENETVYTAAPAAALSPLAIALIELALAAGGFGIGTGEFAIMGLLPDVANTYGVTVPQAGYVITAYALGVVIGAPIIAVLAARLTRRTLLLGLMGLFAAGNILSALAPDFLSFTLLRFVTGLPHGAYFGVAALVAASMAPIHKRARAVGRVMLGLTIATLLGTPLATFFGQLLSWRAAFMLVGGIGLLTVALLWLFQPRDKVEEGASVWRELGAFRRVQVWLTLAIAAVGFGGMFSVFSYIAKTTTDVAMMPVSTVSMVLALFGIGMNVGNVVGSRLADISLNGTIGGMLAFNVLVMTVFGMTAHDPFMLCLCVFLIGCGFAACPAVQTRLMDVAQDAQTLAAASNHSAFNIANALGAWLGGLVIAMGFGYASTGYIGAVLSLLGLGVFLVSVTVERRAKAG
- a CDS encoding diacylglycerol/lipid kinase family protein, with the translated sequence MKLIAIFNRDGGTFRTTDMDAYCEHARAVFSRAGHEIDCRLVSGKDIVEEMERAADEPDIEGIIAGGGDGTISAAAAIAWKHGIALGIVPAGTMNLFARSLKLPLDIRQALETLANGKIANVDIASVNGRLFVHQFSAGLHSRMVRYRNNLAFASRLGKIKASIRAAISVILNPPVFEVQYTVNGTTQHRKVSAISVSNNEFGQNSLLVADNVSGGHLGFYLTDPLRPSGVAKLAFDILRGKLKENAAVTATTVTDVELHFPKKRHDLRCVIDGELLPMERDVALKVHAGELKVLVGPAFFT